The genomic region ctattctctctttctcttccttgACTCCTATCCCTGCTCCTATCTTTTTCCCTCCCCTCACTCAAGTCCCTAAACCTCTCTTTTTTCAGCTCTATATCTCGTCCTCTCCCCAGCTCCCCATCTTGACTCCTGGGGCTTAATTTATCTCTCTCCTTAACTTCTGGTTCATTCCCTGTTTCTCCATCCCTGCTCTTCCTCCATGCACTCTGCGTGAGAATAAATGGATTTTCATGCACTGGAACTATTGTTTCTACAGACACCTGGCTCACTGGTTTGGGATCTGCATCCAACCACTGGCCTGGATCTGGACTGAGCGACAGTTCGCTTCCCAGATTAATTGTTACGAAGCTGTCTGTGTCGCTCAGACCATCAGAAGGAGATCTGACATCCACCTGCAGCAGACAGCCgtctctctccttctccctgTCACCCACATACTCCTGCTTCGCCTTCCTTCTCTGGATGATCCCTCGTTTCCAAGCTGGCATGCTGGCAaacttctcctcctcctctttttccctcctctctcgctcctcctcttctctcctctttttctccAGAAGGAGTTGTTTCCATTCTGGCAGAGAGGAAACAGACATAACAGAAAAGGTGCCCACTTTTGGATACAACGGTTCCTCTTCAGAGCCTCTGGGAATCCTCTGCAAAGAATAAAATAGCATCAATTTCTTTCTAATAAACATGCAAAAATGGAAGTTTTGCCACATAAACCCGATGAACAACTACACATCATGGTAACATGTTAGCAGGTTTAATTTACAGCCAAGTAGGCGTTAAAGCACACATTTGACAGCGCAGTCTATTTATCTGTTCATGTTAAGGgataataaaataacacatgTAATCGAATTAACTCGCAGCACATAATGCATAACCTCAGTTGTaacatatttaatgaaaatttTGAATATAACTCACCCAAACTCTTGTTTTGGCAAAAATATCACTGCATCCACCCCGACTTTACATCTCCACTTGTGCGTAAAGCGCTGTACTCCACGATGGAAAACCTCCGTTGCCTGTAACGAATAGATTAATCTGTCCTGTCAAAACCcaacttttaaaaatgatcaGTGACCCAGTCAAGCGATATCGGGACCTGAGTGGACATCAGAGCAGAAAAACCTCCGTCCTCCGTGCGGTTGTAAATATTTCCAGCTCGAGAGCTGCAGCGCTCTAATCCGATAATTACATTCAATTCCCTCTGGAGAGTTTAGTGGCACACACCATATTGTCGGACCTAAGAAAAGGCGTTTAAAGCACACAGCCGTCTGCCCGGTCACCAACCAGCCCTCCCCCGCCTCTGCTCACCCCCGCGTCCCGCAGAGTTAATTGATAAAGCGGTGGAGATGGAGGACGGTGAAACGGGATGTGGTGTCAGCATGCAGAGCTGCAGCAGGACTTGATTGAAGCAGATCAAGCACGATCAGCTCCACTGACAGAGGTGTGTACCCCAAACTACCGGAATATCTTCATTGCTGATTATTCGCATTTTTATTTCAAGATTATTTTCTAGCGTCTCTGATGTAGAAAACATACAGTCAAAAAATGTTATTCATGTTTATCCATATTCATAAACACGAGAGCGTTTAGATGGATATGAAACTTTCCCCTAATTACAAAAATCCCTCAGGTGTACCCAATAAGGTGGCCAGTGAGCATATATATCGATCTATAccctgtaaaattaaaaaaacaaaacaaaaacatatcatGGCTCAGTTATTAAAGCTGTAGTTCAACTGTGATATATCagctttaaaattaaatttaaaaaacaaacaaaaaacaatttaaatcaAACATCTGCTCCTTAAACTCTTAAAACTTgactcataaaaataaaaaagaaacctaaaaaaagacacaatttaCCAGGACAAGTGAACTTTCcacttttatttaacatgtttttaaaaatactgaaaGCTGTCACTGTAATTCCAGTAAGGCACACATGGGGAAAACATTAGTGTAAAAAAACATACCAAATGAGACATTACAGTACTCTGAGAATCCACTAATACTAATACTGGCTGCCTTGATAATACCTTATTTGTCAAGCATGATAAACGTTAAAAGTAGTTTGTTCGACACGTTCAGCTTCACGTCTTTAAACAATTGGTTTGATCTCACCGTCGAGGAAAAGCGGTGAAGGAGATACATTCATAGTAACAGAAACATTGTCACTTTGTTCTGTTACagagcagaaaaagaagaaaagctttTGCCAGTGTAAAATCTTAGTGAGACATCATTTTTCAAAGGAAAGGTAAACCTGAAATTAGCTTCCAGAGAAACACAGTGTTAATGTACTTGTCTTGGGCACTGTAACAGCCAGTAAAACTATACAGTAAGACAATTTcatgtattaaaaaatattcagtataaaaatgtttcaacctaATTGTATCAAAATTAGTCGTTTGAAGAAGACTGACACCTCTGTACGAGCAGGGGAGGCGGCTGTGTTTTCACACGATGGCATAAACtgtaataaaatacatttgaaatgaCAAAATCAGCAGACACCATGCTCAAGAAGCCCACAGAAACTCTTTTGTAGTCagttttaaaacattatttatgaCAGATTCAGATCAAAGCACTGAAACAacctctgcttcacttcttcTTGTGATTGTCACCGTCCTCATTGGCCGTGGCGTCGCCGCTGCCTCCGTGTGGCTGCGCAAAGAGCTGCATCTTGCTATTGAGCTGCACGCACAGGTAGGCTAAATCCTGTTTGTCCAGAGAGTGCGCCAGAGCCAGGTAGGCCGACAGAGCCCCCGCCAGCAGGAGCCTGTCCAGGGATAAGGCCGGCAGGAGCCACAGCACCACACCCAGCTCCAGGCACACCGGGTGGCGCAGGTGGGACAGGAGGCGCTGGGCATGGGGTGACTTGTGAGAGAGGGGGTCCCCCAGTCCGAGACAGTCGTAATACACCTGAGGGAGGAGGTTAGTCAGTAAATGAAGTTTATTCATGCCCATACACACGCTCTCCTCTGGGAGCACCGAAGTTACTGATCTAAGTAATGCAGATTACTTGGGTCAGTATTGTAATCTCTATTGATTGATTAAAAGggcaattaattaaaatgtaatcatAAGATGATGGTGAAAAGAGTCAGAGTCATTGAATACGAAGTTCGGCCCAGAGCACCAGGTGACAGGTGAAACATATAGATGTTAATAACCGCTGTATGAATTATTAACTGAGACTGGTCCACCCATTGAGGAGGGACTAGGTTACGCTATTATCATCATAATTCTTTTAAAACAACTTGACTGGACGCACATACATGTGTCAACAGGTATTCAAGAGGCTAACTGAAAACATTCACCCTAGACTGGCAGATGCAGCCCACAGATAGATCAACATTTCCATGTTAATAACCCTAAATTCTGCCAGCGACACTACTTAAAAGCTGGTTCTCAAAATTGTCAAAATGTGGGCACCAAGGCAATACTGGTGCCACACTAGCACCGCTTTACTGGAGGAGAGCCTTTACATTTGGGGATAGAGGTTCAGTTCTCACTGCAGTAAAATCTCTCATTCCTGCTCAGCCACAACAGTGAAAACTCTGATAAGGGTTGTGATTCATACTGATGGGTGCTGAAACTTAAAACCTTGAAattcttccccatgtgatgctcagtttgaacttcagcaggtcagctgctcatgtctacatgcctacatgcactgagctgctgccatgtgattggctgattagatatttttgttattgaccagtTGAAaagctgtacctaataaagtggccagggAGCATATGTGCAGTAAATATCCATTTGCTTCTTGTTGTTTAACAGCACGATATTTTAATGTTGTaatcatagattttttttttttagtatttttagtTGAGCAACCTCTGATTGTCCAGCATCCAGCAAACATGTGCATTTGCTTTTGCTCCCTACCTGCTTGATGCCCAGCAGTTCTGGGTAATCAAAGATCATGAGGATGCTGCAGATGATGGCCCAGCAGAGGAAGTGCAGCGAGAAGCAGAGCAGGGGGAACCAGACACTCCAGGGTGCCTGACGCACTGACCACAGGCAGGGGGCGTTAGTCACGGGCTGCCAGTAACGCATCAAGATctaacacaggaaacagagcaaTGGCGCACACTGAAAGGTGTCATTAACACTAAGGGAGAAGTAAGTTATGCTTCTATGTGACAGTAAACACTCAGAGAAAGGGCGCTGCTGTACCTGGAGGGCGAGTGCTGTGGTGAAGCAGTATGCCGTCCTGTTGAGGGGCCCCAGCACTGACTGCAGGGCCTGTTTGACAGGCAGCCAGGCCAGCAGGCTGTGCTGCACGATGAAGAGGGCCAGCAGCCCCAGATCCACAGCAAGAGCCCTCAGAACAGAGCTGTCCCGCAGGGCCACCGACCATGGTATGGAGTCTTAGACGTGGGAAATCAGAGGAAAAAAGGTCACTTTAAAATTGACGGCAATCCTAATAACATAATTACTGTTAATAAGCACTCATTGAAAATgccacaaaaaaccccacataatCCAACGTTACCACGAAGAGCTAATTAATCTAATTAACAAACCCAGTATTCCTGCTCACCCGAAATCAGCTTTCAAACACTGGTTGATATTTGATATTGGCGATAAGCAAATTATGCTTTTAAGCCCGTAATGATAATGTTCCTTTTagtaaacagaataaaatagccctaaaaaaaaaacatgagaaaaaaaaaaatctcaccgCCCAACGTGGGGCTCGAACCCACGACCCTGAGATTAAGAGTCTCATGCTCTACCGACTGAGCTAGCCGGGCGCTGTTTCAGAACAGCCGCCCAGTGGCATTTACAGCACATATGGTACACATCATAATTGAAATATATGACGTATATGCATTTAACATTCgtttacttatatttatattagtAATTTATAGTAATTTTTTCCATAGCCAAAAAGTATATGAGGTATTTAAAGGTTTTACAGATATCGCCTCCACCAGTGTTTGGTAATCGCTCCTGGCCGCCTGCCGCTTACGGGAACTTACCTTGGCAGAGTGTCGTCTCCCCCGTGATATTATGGTAAATGGCTCGAAACGAGACAAACCGAATGAGCTCTGCACCGGATATGAAAACAAACGCAAAGTTTAGCAAAGACGTAGTGCAGAGAGCCAAGCCACGTACCGTGACTGACGCCATTATCAGTGCTTATCGCGAACAGTTCCGGGAGATGGGAGGTGGTTGTAGTACCCGATTTAGGTACAAGGTGGTGCTACTGTGCGGCGAATGCTGCCTACAGGTGGAGGTGCATCAGAGGAGACCCAGATCCACACACAAAACTAAGGAGAAACAAATAGTAGGAGTGGATGACTTTATTAGGGTATCTTATTAAGTATCACAGAATCTGTCTTCGTTAAATGAGGTTAACACCAGCCCTGTAGCACTCTACATGGTAGTTTCTGTCACAGGATGTCACTCGAATAGACTCTGTTGATCCCTAAAAAAAAGAGATAACAAAGCACTCAGAGTGCTTCTTTGTGAAATAATTTGCTGTGAATTGAATGATCAAATATTTTGCATAATTTCTGTGAAGCTCACTTCTGTTGGGAGTATCGGCAACCTGCAGGCAGCACAGCGGGGAGCCTGGACCCTGAAACCGTGAAGAAGTTTCAGTGAAAGTTCACAGAGGTTACAACATGAAGTCAACAAAGGTGTGAGTTTTCTCCTGTTCAGCCTGTCTGGCAGGGTTTCCCCCTTTGCTCTTGAAAAGGACTATTGTTGCTACATAAAACACCCACTTGTGGTAGTCGCTGACACAGTAGATCCTGCGGTGTGAGTCGACGGCGAAAGGCTGATCCTCCAGGCTCTGTCTGCAGACGACACAGCGAAAGCAGGATGGGTGGTAGGGCTTCCCACGAGCCTGCAGGATCTGATCATCCAATGTAATGTCAATTTCTTGCATGTGAcaccacacatacactcacagtGCTGAGAAAAAGTATTTGACCCCTTCCTGGTTTCTTAGTTTTCTTTGCGcatttgtcacatttacatgtttcagattatcaaacaaattctaatattagacaaagataacctgagtaaaaCATTtctatgaaatgctgtgttagttttgagACGGGACTCAAACCTtattaaaaatttaacagtccagagaatattttcccaaaagtctcgGGGATCATCAAGTTGTTTTTTGGTAAATGTGAAATGAGCTTTTATGTCCTTTTTGATCAGCAGGGGTTTTCTCCttgaactctcccatggatgctATTTTTGCCCAATCTCTTTCTTACTGTTGAAttatgaactctgaccttaaccgAGAAAAGTGAGGCCTGCAGCTCTTTAGATCTTGTTCTTATTCTTTTGTGACCTCATAGATGAGTAATCGATtcactcttggagtaatttaGGAAGGCTGGCtgctcctgggaaggttcaccactgttactgttaagttttctccatttgtggataatggctctcaccatAGTTTtctggagtcccaaagcctttgaaatggctttgtaaccctttacagactgatagatgtcagtgactttgttcatcagctgtttctttagatctGACATGATGTGTTgcatttcagggttttttttagccTTCTTTACTTTCTCAGACAGATGAATTCTTGATTCTGCAGGTCGGGCAGTAATCGGGCCTGagtgtaaaaaaattaaatgaactcAGCTTTCCCAAATAAATGTTGTCAAATGTAGGGCAGGCAAGTTTGAATAGCTTTTAATCTGTTAATAAATGAAAAggtaatttaaaaactgcatattTATTTGAGGTATCGttttctaatattaaaatgtatttgatgatctgaaacatgtgtgcgtgacaaatatagaaaaaaaaacctaagaTCAGGAAGTGGGGCAATgctttttcacagtactgttTAAGTAAATAAATTGATAGTTACCACATCCGTGATTAAAAAGCCACAGCTGTTACATACTTCAGGGGACGGATGAACTCCAGAGAACTGCAGAAAATACCACGAGTACCAGCAAAACACCACCACCCAAATAGATTAGTCAATAAAGTTAATCTGTCATTTTACAACCTATTAAAAGATCATATACTTACCAAAAAGTCATCCTCACAATATATCATCCCTGACACTGTATAGAAAGGCTTGCCACTGAGCGTTTTACCTGAAAACATGCAAAAGCTTAAATATGTAGACTGTTATACATCACACTGGGCTAAGCATTCACACGAGGAGAACTCACTGCAAACACTGCAGATGAAGCACACGCTGTGGAATAAACGTCCCATCGCCTGACACGCTCGACCTTCTCCGTAGACGGCTTGATTGCATCTCGTACAAGTTCCTGAATAAACATGAAGAATAAATGGAACAACTGGCAGCATACCTGAATAATAAAATCAAGGCTAATCCACCAAAAAAAGGTGAATATTAAGTCTTTTCCAGTCTTACCAaagtaaacactgtcactataACTGGGATCCATCTCAGCACCAGTTTGCCCACTGCTCTGAGTCTGCAGCACGGCTGTCTGGAGGTCTAATTTTATGTGCAGTGCAGACAGCTGTAAGAGGAGCTGCTCATTGGGTTTATGAGAGTTTATGCTCTCTGAAGGGCAAAATCTTCCGAGGTGGCTGAAAAACTTTGGACAGAAAGTAGTTTTGtgtgaaagaaaatacaaataaaggaGTAAAAGTACCTCAATTTTGTACTTATACAGTATTTAAGTAGCtgtttagtgtttttaaaagtgtctAATGGTGGAGTACAtcttttagaaaaagaaaaagatagtGCGGTTTTTTAGGTTTTTCTGTTGCAGCTACTGTGAGAACTCTCAGCTCTAAGCAGCTCtctatttaaaaactgtattctCAGGTAAGCTAAGAGATGAAATGTGTCAGAGCAGCAGAGGAAGGAGCCTGAAGGTGAAAAAGAACCTGCAGCACATTCAGCCTACCACAGCACTCACATTGTGAGGACGCTGGTTTAAACATCTGACTCCTCCGTGTTTATACGGCAACAGCTACAGTCAGCTACAAGATAAAAACAGCCATTCATACTAACAATGCGTGAATACTGGATAATGGATGTTGAGTATggagtgaaggaggacatgcaaagAGTTGGTGTTATTGTAGGATGTGACGGTAGGCAAAATTTCCACCAGTCTTATtggtaattataataattattattatattttaacacTCACAGGAACTCCTTTTATTTTAAACCTGCTGGTTAAAAAAATCTCCACTTTTACTTGGATAAGATTttgatagaatagaatagaatagaatagaatagaatagaatagaatagaataaacctttattatcccACGGATGAGAAGATTTTGGTGTTACACAGCTCTTATAGCAAGGGGAATACAAGATATAGAAGGAAGACACAGAGTGGCCCTATATACATAAGCAACTGAAGTTCGTATATACAGGTAAcaatgtacagaaatatgtaTAGAAAAAATTGTACAGagatatgtataaaatgtgCAGTGAACAAACAAGCTGGTGAGTAAGATGACCAAAGGATGTTAAAGGAAAGCTGAGAGTTTCAGCACTTCTTAATGGATTTcctttttaatcaaaaactgaaaataagaaaataaataaataagaatgtttttaaatgagtaATCTAAATATTTAGAAActggaaaaaatacaaatatcttTAGAAACAACTTCAGAGCTCAACTTTTAAGTAAATCCAAAAGAATGAAGTACCAAAGTACATGCCTGAGTCTTATATTTTGGCAGcctaaatgtgcatttttaaatattgaGGAGGAGCAGTGAAGCCTTTTCTAGGATCATCTGTCTTGTGATACTGCCCTCATGTGGAAGCCTTAGGACCTTCCTCTCATAAGTCGGTCACTAAAACCAGACACGCCCAAAAAGCCAGAAATACCTGCACCAGGTAAACACCGACTGGTTGTAACTGAACAATAGagatctgattttttttttaaagtggctCTTTACACTTTTTAACCTTTAATATTTGGTCCTTAATCCtcctcttttattttaaagtctttAATCTTTCCAATTGACAAAGACAGCTTGTTACTATATTGTAAGTGTATTACAGCACAGTCATTTAAAGTTGCTTGTGTGTCTCAATTAGCTTCCACGCAGAGAGGATAAAGAACAGAAACTCATGCAGCTCGTGTTTTGGATCTACGGTTACAGTTGGAGCACGGgagggatggagggagggagggggcgTCTGACAGCTGCTGATTCCTCACTGAGGTCCTCTTGTGAAGCTGTCTGCTTCCATCACAACGCCCACTCTCCTAGCTGTCAGACTGGTTCACCAAAAACCTTGCATGTCGTTTGTATGTTggttgcatgtgtgtgtgtgtgtgtgtgtgtgtgtgtgtgtgtgtgtgtgtgtgtgtgtgtgtattgttttttttttttaaactttttataaTCCAGTTTGTTGTCATGATGTAGAGGTTTGGGTTCATATACGTCAAAAATGCCTGAAGGTTGAATTCAGGCATTTTGGACTCAAATAGCAGTACctggatgtgtgtttgtgagctgtCTAGCCCTCAGGTATGTTTCTGTGCAGGAATGCCTGCGTCACGAGGCGTGTGGAGGCAGGAGGCAGTCTCTGCAACTGCGGGAGTGCTGTGCAGAAGCTGTCTTACGCACAGTTAATCACATTTCCATCTCCATTTTACAAAATGGAAATTCCAGCTGACCAGGAACAACCTGATTTATGCCTGTTTTGCTTCTCACTAATATTCCTTCTGAagctttaatatttttaatcattcaGACTCACTTTAACCTACTTCGTtcgtttttttccctttttgtcgCATTAAAGGACAAATACTTCTATTTATCAGTATATTTATCAGCTATGATGCAACGAGGTTATGCTCTGGGCTCTGCTTCCACACCCTTCGTCTGCCACATTTTGGGGGGTTACACAGCACGATGCCAACAATCTTTGGCATGTTTGGCTACTTATAAATAGGGCGCTCATTGTCCCACACAGTGCAAGGGGAGTCAGAAGAGGACCCGCGTCTTATCCTAAGAGTCCGGACTGCGTGCGCTATCGCTGCAGTGTTCCTGCTTAAAGGCACAGCGGCAGGGCCTGCTCTTCCTGTCAAGTTTGGACAGGTACTCTACCTGCGGTCCACGCCCTCTTCTGTGCCGCTGCGCGCAAGTGTTCGTGAGCAGGAAGTGGCTGTTAGCGacgctgctgctgttgttgtaaCGTTTGGAAATGCAGCTGTAAGCTGTATAGCTGAAAGAGAGGCGGCGATTTTAGATTATCTTTTTAACTTACAAAAACAatcatttaaaattattttgcttttattttatttatttttattattttttttgaggACATGCGGCTCTGCAGGACCTGCGCTCTCCTGGCGCTCCTGTTTCTGGCAGTCTTGGATTCATCAGGTGAGGGGAGAAAATGACCTCATTCagtattttgtgttgtttgttgaaTCTACGTGTAGCTTCAAACCCAAACGTCCTCGTGTCAAAAGCGTGGCTTCTTTTCGCGTTCGTGCGCCAAATGGGTCAAAAACACAGCTGAGAGGAGCGCGCGCTGAAGTGCTGTAAAGATGCACTCAAGCGAAGCTGTGCTTAAAGCTCCGTGTCAATAAATGATAGGATAATAACGAACATTAAAGGCAGCTCAGACATGACGGAGGCTGCAGCGCGTTTCCACTCATAGCTCCGACTTCCAGACCTCCATTTTCAAAAAGGTTTATGAGGCATTTATGGAGCTTCCTGGAGGCATGAATTCATCACGACTTCATTAATGATTGACCAACAATCTGTTgctcgtttttttgtttttaaataatctttTTATGCTAGATGTAAACTTCCCGGTTTTCTGGGTTGAAATCATCATCAGCaagtttaactttaaaaaagggTTTTTATCATATTTATAAAATGACTTCTAAATAACTTTGAACAGTGTGACGTTCTCAACACACCCACTGTTTACGGTTGCAAGAAGCTCTTTGTGGACTAGTTGCTACAGGTTCAGGTTAAAGAAGGactttatttttgctttagcttgagagagaggaagaggtaACATTATGCTCACCGCTTTGAGAGTGAGatttaattcaatatatttattttatcgcttgttttggttttaaatCCTAGATTGTGTGTTTAGTATTAGGTTTCTTGATATTTTTAGCAGATATGGTCCAGGCAGGGATTATTATGGGATTGCACATGTGAGGGTTTCACCTCATTCAGAGTAGCAGGGTATGCGAGTAAATGTGGAATTTCTTCAATTCCATTCATAGAACTGATGTGAAATAGGGATAAATCAGGAAGTAGGTCAATCCGCATTTCGCAGAGTCTGGTGAAAGTAAATAACAGGCAGAAAATAAAGAAGTTAAGAGAAGAGTTCTGATATTTGCAGAGGATGGGAAGCAGGGCAGTAAGGTTGTAACTGTAGGAATAAGTGTGCTGTGTAATATATGAGGGTGTGTGAACTTCCCTGATTATTTGCATACGTTAGAAAATATTCACATGGAGCGTGCTACTTGTACACCTTCCTATTCATACTCTTATCTAATCAACCAGCTAGTCATGTAGCTGCACCTCAGTGTAGGTCATGAGCTCCAGTTAACTTTaaacatcagaatggggaaaacATTTCTAATGAGAGAGTATTGTTGGTGCCTGATGAGCTGGTCTGAGTCCATCTGGGCTCACTGATCTCCAGGGGCTTTCAGCACCACAGTCTCCAGATTTTACTCTTTACATGGCTGATGGTAAGGTCACAATTTGGCATCAGCAGCGTGAACCCAGTGACCCAGCCTGCCTTTAGTCACCAGTCCGGGCTGGTgatgtggggatggtgtttttTGATGCACTTTGATCATTAATGGTATTTTTGCCAGCTGTGTTCATACCAGAATGGCTGCAGGTTACAATATTCCAATAGCAGCTTGCATCATGTTAACACACCAAGTCACCAACAAAACGTAGCTTCAGAGCATGATCATGAAAGCAGTCATGATGAAGTGGCAACCTCAGTCACCAGATCTTATTCCAGCAGAGTAGAGTAACCTCTGGGATAGACTAGCATGAACGTGCAAGCAAAGAATGTGCCAAAATTATGCAATGTTGACGTCAGGAACTGTAGAAATGAAGCACAGAAGTATGTGGAAACAGGATGATTAAATAGAAAAGACGACCAAAAACGACACCTGTAACCACATCTGGTTTATATAAAAGCCTCGCTACTGTGGAGAAAAACTGCTTCTCCCAGAGTTAGAAAAACATTCTCAGGAGAAAACGACGGGAGAGTCACCTCGTTATGCTTTTTAAAACTGGTTCACCCTCTCTTTACTCACTAGGTGACTCACGTTTATCGAAATTCAGTTAATTTGCGCTTGTCTGCTACTTCAGTGCATGGGAATAGGTGTGCCTGGAGCTGCTGTATTTGCTCAGGCGTGAACAGAAAAATCAGCTGGACCGTTTAaggatgtgtttgtttcttttatatatCATTAAGACCACAAGTATTTGGTCAcagatataaaaataaactaatcGGAATCTGACTGTGGCTTTTTAGGTAAAAATACATCCTCTGGTGGAcatgaatgtgtacattttaTGGGATCTTTCAGGGTGAACCAAAGTGACAAAAGTCTGATATAATTATCCCTGTAGAGCTATGCATTTGTTGATCTCCTCTTAAGATTAGTTTACAGCAT from Pelmatolapia mariae isolate MD_Pm_ZW linkage group LG22, Pm_UMD_F_2, whole genome shotgun sequence harbors:
- the nrm gene encoding nurim, yielding MASVTVRGLALCTTSLLNFAFVFISGAELIRFVSFRAIYHNITGETTLCQDSIPWSVALRDSSVLRALAVDLGLLALFIVQHSLLAWLPVKQALQSVLGPLNRTAYCFTTALALQILMRYWQPVTNAPCLWSVRQAPWSVWFPLLCFSLHFLCWAIICSILMIFDYPELLGIKQVYYDCLGLGDPLSHKSPHAQRLLSHLRHPVCLELGVVLWLLPALSLDRLLLAGALSAYLALAHSLDKQDLAYLCVQLNSKMQLFAQPHGGSGDATANEDGDNHKKK